One Aegilops tauschii subsp. strangulata cultivar AL8/78 chromosome 7, Aet v6.0, whole genome shotgun sequence genomic window carries:
- the LOC109746238 gene encoding bisdemethoxycurcumin synthase-like — protein sequence MASSSSIPATTVREIRVAQRADGPAAVLAIGTANPPHCVPQGDYPDYYFRVTNSDRLTDLKPTFAKLCGMTGIGRRFFHHTDELLATHPDLSLDARLDVVATAAPELAASAAASAIAEWGRPAGDITHLVVSTNAGSHAPGTDVRLVSLLGLRHDVLRTVLQLNGCASGCAALRLAKDLAENNRGARVLVACVELTVTAFRALDEADSFDTLIPQGLFGDGAGAVIVGADPDVHERPLFEMVSASQYVIPDTEHMLTMQLGSGGIGGTIATGLPRLAAGIVERCLLDAFGNHLAVVGGVVEWNNLFWAVHPGSSAMLDHIVRALRLAPGKLAASRTVVREYGNMLGATVIFVLDEVRRQREDPEGEGAAADEDWGVMMGFGPGFTVETMLLHAAT from the coding sequence ATggcaagcagcagcagcatcCCAGCCACCACCGTCCGTGAGATCCGTGTTGCGCAGCGTGCGGACGGGCCGGCGGCGGTGCTGGCCATCGGCACGGCAAACCCGCCCCACTGCGTGCCCCAGGGCGACTACCCCGACTACTACTTCCGCGTCACCAACAGCGACCGCCTCACCGACCTCAAGCCCACCTTCGCCAAGCTATGCGGGATGACAGGCATCGGCAGGCGTTTCTTCCACCACACCGACGAACTGCTCGCCACGCACCCGGACTTGTCCCTCGACGCCCGGCTGGACGTCGTGGCTACCGCCGCCCCGGAGCTCGCCGCGTCGGCTGCGGCGAGCGCCATCGCCGAGTGGGGCCGTCCGGCGGGCGACATCACCCATCTCGTCGTCAGCACCAACGCGGGGTCGCACGCCCCGGGCACCGATGTCCGCTTGGTGTCCCTCCTCGGTCTCCGTCATGATGTCCTGCGCACCGTGCTCCAGCTCAACGGCTGCGCTTCCGGATGCGCCGCCCTGCGCCTAGCCAAGGACCTCGCCGAGAACAACCGCGGCGCGCGCGTCCTCGTGGCCTGCGTCGAGCTCACCGTCACTGCCTTCCGCGCGCTCGACGAGGCGGACTCCTTCGACACCCTCATTCCCCAGGGGCTCTTCGGTGACGGCGCCGGCGCCGTCATCGTGGGCGCCGACCCTGACGTCCACGAGCGCCCGCTGTTCGAGATGGTGTCGGCCTCGCAGTATGTGATACCGGACACCGAGCACATGCTCACCATGCAGCTCGGGAGCGGTGGCATCGGCGGGACCATCGCCACCGGACTGCCAAGACTGGCGGCAGGCATCGTTGAGCGGTGCCTGCTGGATGCGTTCGGCAACCACCTAGCCGTCGTCGGAGGCGTAGTCGAATGGAACAACCTCTTCTGGGCAGTGCATCCCGGCAGCAGTGCGATGCTCGACCACATCGTCAGGGCGCTCCGGCTGGCCCCGGGGAAGCTGGCGGCGAGCAGAACGGTGGTGAGAGAGTATGGTAACATGCTTGGCGCCACGGTTATCTTTGTGCTCGATGAGGTCAGGCGCCAAAGAGAAGATCCTGAAGGAGAGGGAGCTGCCG